The Drosophila nasuta strain 15112-1781.00 chromosome 2L, ASM2355853v1, whole genome shotgun sequence genome window below encodes:
- the LOC132783685 gene encoding cyclin-dependent kinase 1, translated as MEDFEKIEKIGEGTYGVVYKGRNRLTGQIVAMKKIRLEADDEGVPSTAIREISLLKELKHPNIVCLEDVLMEENRIYLIFEFLSMDLKKYMDSLPPEKHLDSQLVRSYLYQITNAILFCHRRRVLHRDLKPQNLLIDKNGIIKVADFGLGRSFGIPVRIYTHEIVTLWYRAPEVLLGSPRYSCPVDIWSIGCIFAEMATRKPLFQGDSEIDQLFRMFRILKTPTEDIWPGVTSLPDYKNTFPCWSTNQLTNQLKNLDGYGVDLIQKMLIYDPVHRISAKDILEHEYFNGFTFDG; from the exons ATGGAGGATTtcgagaaaattgaaaaaatcgGTGAAGGCACCTATGGTGTAGTTTATAAAGGCCGTAACCGTTTAACGGGCCAAATTGTTGCtatgaaaaaaataagattGGAGGCAGATGACGAAGGTGTTCCATCCACAGCCATAAg AGAAATATCGCTATTGAAAGAATTGAAGCATCCCAATATAGTATGTTTGGAAGATGTTTTAATGGAGGAAAACCGCATATACTTGATATTTGAATTTCTGTCAATGGATCTGAAAAAATACATGGATTCCTTGCCGCCCGAGAAGCATCTCGATAGTCAATTAGTTCGAAGCTATTTGTATCAGATAACAAATGCCATTTTATTTTGCCATCGTCGTCGAGTACTGCATCGTGACTTGAAACCCCAAAATCTCCTGATTGACAAGAATGGCATTATTAAAGTAGCTGACTTTGGCCTCGGAAGATCTTTTGGAATTCCAGTACGAATTTATACACATGAAATTGTGACTTTGTGGTACAGAGCCCCAGAAGTATTGTTGGGCTCTCCCAGATATTCGTGTCCTGTTGACATTTGGTCAATAGGATGTATTTTTGCTGAGATGGCTACTCGAAAGCCGCTGTTTCAAGGCGATTCTGAGATAGATCAACTATTTCGAATGTTCAG AATTCTAAAAACTCCTACTGAAGATATTTGGCCAGGCGTAACTTCGCTTCCGGACTATAAAAATACGTTCCCATGTTGGTCAACAAATCAATTAACCAACCAGCTGAAAAATCTTGATGGTTATGGTGTGGATCTTATTCAAAAGATGCTGATTTATGATCCAGTGCATAGAATTTCTGCTAAAGACATATTGGAacatgaatattttaatggcTTTACATTTGATGGATAA